One window of the Terriglobia bacterium genome contains the following:
- a CDS encoding transposase, with protein sequence MKRSRFTEEQIIGILKEVEGGRKIREACRAHGVSEQTYHRWKAKYGGLGISEARRIKQLEEENRRLKKLVADLSLDNQALKDIVSRKW encoded by the coding sequence ATGAAGCGGTCGAGATTCACGGAAGAGCAGATCATCGGGATCCTGAAAGAGGTCGAGGGTGGACGGAAGATTCGGGAGGCGTGCCGGGCCCACGGGGTCAGCGAGCAGACGTACCACCGATGGAAGGCCAAGTACGGGGGCCTCGGGATCAGCGAGGCGCGACGTATCAAGCAGCTCGAGGAGGAGAATCGGCGGCTCAAGAAGCTCGTTGCCGACCTCTCCCTCGACAACCAGGCGCTGAAGGACATCGTCTCCCGAAAGTGGTGA